From the genome of Arthrobacter alpinus, one region includes:
- a CDS encoding NADPH-dependent F420 reductase gives MTALTQTLGILGAGKVGTGLARQALLAGYRVLIAASGDPKNIDLIISVMAPGAVAASAAQVTAESDLIVLSVPLHKFRSLDPAALAGKHVVDTMNYWRDTNGEMPELEDAPSSSEMVLAHLPGALLAKSLNHIGYHELELDARPTGSPDRRALAVASDHNTTRAIVLEFVERLGFDGVDAGALANGTALEPGTPIFTGTFDMAGIEKELLAQLDAGVERQLSASLG, from the coding sequence ATGACTGCACTGACACAGACCCTGGGCATCCTCGGCGCGGGAAAGGTGGGGACCGGCCTGGCACGCCAGGCACTACTGGCAGGCTACCGCGTCCTGATCGCGGCATCGGGGGACCCTAAGAACATTGACTTGATCATTTCGGTCATGGCCCCGGGCGCCGTTGCCGCCTCCGCCGCCCAGGTCACGGCCGAGTCGGATTTGATCGTGCTCTCGGTCCCGTTGCACAAGTTCCGCAGCCTGGACCCGGCGGCCCTGGCTGGCAAGCACGTGGTGGACACCATGAACTACTGGCGCGACACCAATGGTGAGATGCCCGAGCTGGAGGATGCGCCGTCGAGCTCGGAAATGGTCCTGGCCCACCTCCCCGGGGCACTTCTGGCTAAGTCGTTGAACCACATTGGCTACCACGAGCTTGAGCTCGACGCCCGCCCGACCGGCTCCCCCGACCGCCGCGCCCTGGCGGTGGCCTCGGATCACAACACCACCCGCGCCATAGTGCTTGAGTTCGTGGAGCGCTTGGGGTTCGACGGCGTCGATGCCGGGGCGCTGGCCAACGGCACCGCGCTTGAGCCGGGCACCCCGATCTTCACCGGCACCTTTGACATGGCCGGGATTGAAAAAGAGTTACTGGCCCAGCTTGACGCCGGCGTCGAACGCCAGCTCAGCGCCAGTCTCGGCTGA
- a CDS encoding MarR family winged helix-turn-helix transcriptional regulator has product MSNSTDVKGSTQEDFGWTLGVLVRNYQNASTAAMGGLPHGARGYQVLVAVVGGELPNQLALAQHLGIDRTVMTYLIDDFVQAGLVERQLSPVDRRARIVAATDEGKSALTDLQRRVAEIEDVVLAALEPAEREVFRTLLRRIACHTPDASENGLGACEAVERMLGSAGN; this is encoded by the coding sequence ATGAGCAATAGCACTGACGTCAAGGGCAGCACCCAGGAGGATTTTGGGTGGACGCTGGGCGTCTTGGTGCGCAACTACCAAAACGCCTCAACCGCAGCCATGGGTGGACTTCCGCATGGGGCCCGCGGGTACCAGGTGCTTGTTGCCGTGGTGGGAGGGGAGTTGCCCAACCAACTGGCGCTCGCCCAGCACCTGGGTATCGACCGCACCGTCATGACTTACTTGATTGACGACTTCGTGCAGGCCGGCCTGGTGGAACGCCAGCTCAGCCCGGTGGACCGCCGCGCCCGCATCGTGGCGGCGACGGACGAAGGCAAGTCCGCGCTGACAGATTTGCAGCGTCGTGTAGCCGAAATCGAAGACGTGGTGCTGGCGGCCCTGGAACCGGCCGAGCGAGAGGTCTTCAGGACCTTGCTGCGCCGCATTGCCTGCCACACCCCCGACGCCAGCGAGAATGGCCTGGGCGCATGCGAGGCCGTTGAGCGGATGCTCGGCTCTGCCGGCAACTAG
- a CDS encoding GntR family transcriptional regulator, which yields MPTPLPQGIHKRSLLREDVYHSIRDAIVNGTLAPGERLKDPELEAWLGVSRTPIREALLRLERAGLIIATPGRATTVAPLDPGSTVNAQQVVAAMHELATRLAVPALGAPDLAALTAANTRFSAALDDDDVDAALAADDDFHSVFIGRCGNAMIPEVLDSALPVLRRVERQRFSLHSARHSVTAHAEIIRLAGMGDADAAALASRENWLSLGSGTDG from the coding sequence ATGCCCACTCCCCTTCCCCAAGGAATCCACAAACGGTCACTGCTCCGTGAGGACGTGTACCACTCCATCCGGGACGCCATTGTCAACGGCACCCTGGCCCCCGGCGAACGCCTGAAGGACCCCGAGCTCGAGGCCTGGCTGGGAGTGAGCCGGACGCCCATCCGGGAGGCCCTGCTGCGCCTGGAGCGGGCCGGGCTCATCATCGCCACACCCGGTCGCGCCACCACGGTGGCACCGCTCGACCCGGGATCCACGGTGAACGCCCAGCAGGTGGTGGCCGCCATGCACGAGCTTGCCACCCGCCTAGCCGTGCCAGCCTTGGGTGCCCCGGACCTGGCCGCACTGACGGCCGCAAACACCCGGTTTTCCGCCGCCCTGGATGACGACGACGTGGACGCCGCCTTGGCTGCAGACGACGACTTTCATTCAGTCTTCATTGGGCGCTGCGGCAATGCGATGATTCCCGAGGTCCTGGATTCGGCGCTGCCGGTGCTGCGGCGGGTGGAACGCCAGCGCTTCAGCTTGCATTCGGCCCGCCATTCGGTCACAGCCCATGCGGAGATCATCCGGCTGGCCGGGATGGGCGACGCCGACGCCGCCGCGCTGGCGAGCAGGGAGAACTGGCTGTCCCTTGGCTCGGGGACGGACGGCTAG
- a CDS encoding 1-aminocyclopropane-1-carboxylate deaminase codes for MAISDFERYPLTFGPSPIHDLPRLSAHLGGAKIWAKREDVNSGLAFGGNKTRKLEYIVPDAIAQGADTLVSIGGYQSNHTRQVAAVAAKLGMKARLVQENWVDCPDPLSDRVGNILLSRIMGAKVSLDPAGFDIGIRSSWEQAIKEVEDAGGKPYPIPAGASEHHLGGLGFANWAYEVEQQEKTLGVFFDTIVVCTVTGSTHAGMIAGFAGQDRTRRVIGIDASATIEKTRAQVARIARHTAALIGLGRELRDDEITVLEGWAGDYYGTPVKSTMDAIRLTGSLEGMIIDPVYEGKSMAGLIDLVKSRDIPATSNVLYAHLGGQLALNAYSGLFR; via the coding sequence ATGGCAATTTCAGACTTTGAGCGTTACCCGCTGACCTTTGGCCCCAGCCCCATCCATGACCTGCCCCGGCTGAGCGCGCACCTGGGCGGGGCAAAGATCTGGGCCAAGCGTGAGGACGTCAACAGCGGACTGGCCTTCGGCGGCAACAAGACCCGCAAGCTGGAATACATTGTCCCGGATGCCATCGCCCAGGGCGCCGACACCCTAGTCTCCATCGGCGGGTACCAGTCGAACCACACCCGCCAGGTGGCCGCCGTCGCCGCCAAGCTGGGCATGAAGGCCCGTCTGGTGCAGGAGAACTGGGTGGACTGTCCGGACCCGCTCTCCGACCGGGTGGGCAACATCCTGCTCTCGCGCATCATGGGAGCCAAGGTCAGCCTTGATCCGGCCGGCTTTGACATCGGCATCCGCAGCAGCTGGGAGCAGGCCATCAAGGAGGTTGAGGACGCCGGCGGTAAGCCGTACCCCATCCCCGCTGGCGCCTCCGAACACCACCTGGGTGGGCTCGGCTTCGCCAACTGGGCCTACGAGGTGGAGCAGCAGGAAAAGACGCTGGGCGTCTTTTTCGACACCATCGTCGTCTGCACTGTCACCGGGTCTACGCACGCGGGCATGATCGCCGGGTTTGCCGGACAGGACCGCACGCGCCGCGTGATCGGCATCGACGCCTCCGCCACCATTGAGAAAACCCGCGCGCAGGTGGCCAGGATAGCGCGTCACACCGCGGCGCTGATCGGCCTGGGCCGGGAGCTGCGCGACGACGAAATCACCGTGCTGGAAGGCTGGGCCGGGGACTACTACGGCACCCCGGTGAAATCCACCATGGACGCAATCCGCCTCACCGGCTCCCTCGAGGGCATGATCATCGACCCCGTCTACGAGGGTAAGTCCATGGCCGGGCTGATCGACCTCGTCAAGAGCCGTGACATCCCGGCCACCAGCAACGTCCTGTACGCGCACTTAGGCGGGCAGTTGGCCCTGAACGCCTACAGCGGGCTGTTCCGCTAG
- a CDS encoding ABC transporter ATP-binding protein produces the protein MRSFPYPQVGSPDLRSPSRFLWWLAKAQRTTLLLGITYGSLWTLSQGLIPYVLGQAVDFGIVAGNFGALLAWVGLLLALTVIQAVTSTLRHRAAISNWMQAAYRCSQLVGYKVTRSGDALPQRFSTGEVVSTSASDAMRIGEIFDVSARLAGSVVGYLLVTFLVFQTSWQLGLVVLVGVPLCGAMLLFVIRPLQKRQKEQRDAAGKMTALGADTVAGLRVLRGIGGENIFVERYRERSRETQLAGNKVAYSLADLDAAQVLVVGVFSVAFTWIGALQALAGQIETGQLVALYGYAVFLVSPIRNASDAVSRFIRANVGARRIIDVLDTPSAVHDGGPTVDGPASPSVLVDSSSGALILPGLLTGVVSADPAASAALARRLGRFEDAVLRQAQVLWGGAALHCIPLGEVRERIVVSDAEPQLFTGTLREELDPAGRHSDADIMAALDVASAGDVFDGLEHGLDDEVTEKGRGFSGGQRQRLVLARAVLTGAEVLVLIEPTSAVDAHTESRIAAALRTERSEAANTTVVVTASPLMLGAMDTVLFLGSDGLLTEGTHRELLATVADYRTVVIRGAGMDAHASNGSTQNKRNENSISEGQC, from the coding sequence GTGCGCTCATTTCCCTACCCCCAAGTCGGCAGCCCAGACCTGCGTTCCCCGTCCCGCTTCCTGTGGTGGCTTGCCAAAGCCCAGCGGACCACGTTGCTCCTGGGCATCACGTACGGCTCCCTCTGGACACTGTCCCAGGGGCTGATCCCGTATGTCCTGGGACAAGCCGTCGACTTCGGGATCGTGGCCGGGAACTTTGGCGCCCTCTTGGCATGGGTGGGCCTATTGCTGGCCCTGACCGTCATCCAGGCGGTGACTTCCACCCTGCGGCACCGGGCAGCCATCAGCAACTGGATGCAGGCCGCCTACCGGTGCTCGCAGCTGGTGGGTTACAAAGTCACCCGCAGCGGCGACGCCCTGCCACAAAGGTTCTCCACTGGCGAGGTGGTCTCCACCTCGGCCTCCGACGCCATGCGCATCGGCGAGATCTTTGACGTCTCCGCACGGCTCGCTGGCTCGGTGGTGGGCTACCTGCTGGTGACCTTCTTGGTGTTTCAGACTTCATGGCAATTGGGGCTGGTGGTGCTCGTCGGCGTCCCGCTCTGCGGTGCCATGCTGCTGTTCGTGATCCGCCCCCTGCAAAAACGGCAGAAGGAACAGCGCGACGCCGCCGGCAAGATGACGGCGCTGGGTGCCGACACGGTGGCGGGCCTGCGAGTGCTGCGCGGCATTGGCGGCGAGAACATCTTCGTGGAACGGTACCGGGAGCGCTCGCGGGAAACGCAGCTCGCCGGCAACAAGGTGGCGTATTCGCTGGCCGACCTCGACGCCGCCCAGGTGCTTGTGGTGGGTGTCTTCAGTGTCGCGTTCACCTGGATCGGCGCCTTGCAGGCCCTGGCCGGCCAGATCGAAACCGGCCAGCTCGTGGCCCTGTACGGGTACGCCGTCTTCCTGGTCTCGCCCATCCGCAACGCCTCCGACGCCGTCTCCCGCTTTATCCGCGCCAATGTGGGTGCCCGTCGGATCATCGATGTCCTGGACACGCCCTCTGCCGTGCACGACGGCGGCCCCACCGTTGACGGGCCCGCCTCGCCCAGCGTGCTGGTGGACAGCAGCAGCGGTGCCCTGATCCTGCCTGGCCTGCTCACCGGTGTCGTCTCAGCGGACCCCGCAGCGTCCGCGGCCCTAGCCCGACGCCTGGGCCGTTTTGAGGATGCCGTGCTGCGGCAGGCACAGGTGCTGTGGGGTGGGGCCGCTCTGCACTGCATCCCCCTCGGTGAAGTACGGGAACGCATTGTGGTTTCCGACGCCGAGCCGCAGCTTTTCACCGGCACCCTGCGTGAGGAGCTGGACCCGGCGGGGAGGCACAGCGACGCGGACATCATGGCCGCCCTTGACGTGGCCAGTGCTGGCGATGTTTTTGATGGGCTAGAACACGGCCTCGACGACGAGGTTACCGAGAAGGGCCGCGGGTTCTCCGGCGGCCAGCGCCAGCGATTGGTGCTGGCCCGGGCTGTCCTGACGGGGGCCGAGGTGCTGGTGCTCATTGAGCCTACAAGCGCCGTGGACGCCCACACGGAATCCCGGATTGCCGCCGCGCTGCGAACCGAGCGAAGCGAGGCGGCCAACACCACCGTGGTGGTGACGGCCAGCCCGCTCATGCTCGGCGCCATGGACACCGTGCTCTTCCTGGGCAGCGACGGGCTGCTCACCGAGGGAACCCACCGCGAACTCCTGGCGACGGTTGCGGACTACCGCACCGTGGTGATTCGCGGTGCGGGCATGGACGCTCACGCAAGCAACGGCTCCACGCAAAACAAGCGCAACGAAAATTCGATCAGTGAGGGGCAGTGCTAA
- a CDS encoding ABC transporter ATP-binding protein yields the protein MAANKLPVADSAQVKAEGARLLRQHRTPLIAVVGLYVLAAVAGLAGPFLLGRLVDAISHGTTAFFVTEVALVLAGFVAVQTFLSRWAMRKGMVLGEKVFAQLREEFMDQVTSLPLSTVEKAGTGDLISRTTNDVDAVSYTVRFGVPQVLVSVAAIALTVAAAVFTSPLLALALLVGAPMLIPVTRWYLRRATPGYLSERESYAVLNGAITETVEGARTVDALSLGPHRRRRIDDALRNCFERERYTLGLRTVLFPVAEFSFWLPVAAVLLWGGWLASHGAVSAGMVATVALYAMQLIDPVDTLIMWIDEIQVGASSLARIVGIRNVAGDRTATDTQPVDESLVVDGVRYAYREGHEVLHGIDLTLVQGERLAVVGPSGAGKSTLGRLIAGIHPPTHGSVTVGGVPLVERPLDELHREVALVTQEHHVFVGTLADNLRLGKECATDVELEKALADVGSLAWVRALPQGLATEVGSGGHTLTPGQAQELALARLVLADPHTLVLDEATSLIDPAAARELEFSLSAVLEGRTVVAIAHRLHTAHDADRVAVVEGGRICELGSHEELLAKGGAYAALWNSWRRDT from the coding sequence ATGGCGGCGAACAAGCTTCCCGTGGCCGATTCGGCCCAGGTTAAGGCCGAGGGCGCCCGGCTCCTGCGCCAACACCGCACGCCGCTCATCGCGGTGGTGGGGCTGTACGTCCTGGCCGCTGTCGCGGGGCTGGCCGGCCCTTTCCTGTTGGGCCGCCTTGTCGATGCCATCAGTCACGGCACCACCGCCTTCTTCGTCACCGAGGTGGCGCTGGTGTTGGCGGGCTTTGTTGCGGTGCAGACGTTCTTGTCCCGCTGGGCCATGCGCAAGGGGATGGTGCTCGGAGAGAAGGTCTTCGCCCAGCTGCGTGAGGAGTTCATGGACCAGGTGACCTCGCTGCCGCTGTCCACCGTGGAAAAGGCGGGCACCGGCGACCTGATCTCACGCACCACCAATGACGTTGACGCGGTCTCCTACACGGTCAGGTTCGGCGTGCCGCAGGTGCTGGTCTCGGTGGCCGCCATTGCGCTGACAGTGGCCGCGGCAGTGTTCACCAGCCCGTTGCTGGCGCTTGCCTTGTTGGTGGGGGCGCCCATGCTGATCCCGGTCACCCGCTGGTACCTTAGGCGCGCCACCCCCGGCTACCTGAGTGAACGGGAAAGTTACGCCGTTCTCAATGGAGCCATCACCGAGACCGTTGAGGGCGCCCGCACCGTTGACGCCCTGAGCCTTGGCCCGCACCGCCGCCGCCGGATAGACGATGCCCTGCGCAACTGCTTTGAACGGGAGAGGTACACGCTGGGCCTGCGCACGGTGCTGTTCCCGGTGGCCGAATTCTCCTTCTGGCTTCCCGTGGCCGCCGTTCTGCTGTGGGGTGGCTGGCTCGCCTCCCACGGCGCGGTCAGTGCCGGCATGGTGGCCACCGTGGCTTTGTATGCCATGCAGCTGATCGACCCCGTGGACACGCTGATCATGTGGATTGATGAGATCCAGGTGGGGGCCTCCTCGCTGGCCCGGATCGTGGGGATCCGCAATGTGGCCGGGGACAGGACCGCCACCGACACCCAGCCGGTGGATGAATCCCTGGTGGTGGATGGCGTCCGGTACGCCTACCGGGAGGGGCATGAGGTGTTGCATGGGATTGATCTGACACTGGTGCAGGGGGAGCGGCTGGCCGTGGTCGGCCCCTCCGGTGCCGGGAAGTCCACCCTGGGCCGTCTCATTGCCGGAATCCACCCGCCCACCCACGGTTCGGTGACAGTGGGCGGGGTGCCGCTGGTGGAACGGCCCTTGGATGAGCTGCACCGCGAGGTGGCCCTGGTGACGCAGGAGCACCACGTTTTTGTCGGGACTCTGGCGGACAACCTGCGCCTGGGTAAGGAGTGTGCCACCGACGTCGAGCTTGAAAAGGCCCTGGCCGACGTCGGATCCCTGGCCTGGGTGCGCGCGCTGCCCCAGGGTCTGGCAACGGAGGTGGGCTCGGGTGGCCACACCCTGACGCCGGGGCAGGCCCAGGAATTGGCGCTTGCCCGCCTGGTGCTGGCCGATCCACACACGCTGGTGCTGGATGAGGCGACGTCGCTGATCGACCCGGCCGCGGCCCGCGAGCTGGAGTTTTCCCTCAGCGCGGTGTTGGAGGGGCGGACGGTGGTGGCCATTGCACACAGGCTGCATACCGCGCACGACGCCGACCGGGTGGCCGTGGTGGAAGGCGGCCGGATCTGCGAGCTTGGGTCCCACGAGGAGTTGCTGGCCAAGGGTGGCGCGTATGCGGCTCTCTGGAATTCCTGGCGGCGGGACACCTAG
- a CDS encoding LLM class flavin-dependent oxidoreductase has protein sequence MKRIGFLSFGHYGTGRGSKTNTAADALHQAIDLAVAAEELGIDGAFFRVHHFARQQGAPFPLMAAIAARTSRIEIGTGVIDMRYENPLYMAEQAAATDLISDGRLQLGVSRGSPEPAANGAADFGYHPEDGESVADMARRHTATFRNAIAGAGVAEPAPHAYMGGERLLRIEPQSPGLAQRIWWGAGSRSTAVWAARQGMNLMSSTLLTEDTGVPFDQLQAEQILLFRDEWAKAGHAFTPRVSVSRSVIPVVDDEDRMYFGLRSQAENKDQVGMIDGLLSRFGKSYMGDPADIAGDLAADEAVQAADTLMLTVPNQLGVAYCTKMLENIAKYIAPAIGWTPATA, from the coding sequence ATGAAGCGAATTGGATTTCTGTCCTTCGGGCACTACGGTACCGGCCGCGGCTCCAAAACCAACACTGCGGCCGACGCCCTCCACCAGGCCATCGACCTGGCCGTAGCAGCGGAGGAGCTGGGCATTGACGGCGCCTTCTTCCGGGTGCACCACTTCGCCCGGCAACAGGGCGCACCATTCCCGCTCATGGCCGCCATCGCCGCCCGCACCAGCCGGATAGAAATCGGCACCGGCGTGATCGACATGCGCTATGAGAATCCGCTCTATATGGCCGAGCAGGCGGCGGCGACCGACCTGATCAGCGACGGACGGCTGCAACTGGGCGTCAGCCGCGGTTCACCGGAGCCCGCCGCGAATGGTGCCGCCGATTTTGGCTACCACCCCGAAGACGGGGAATCCGTTGCCGACATGGCCCGGCGCCACACGGCCACGTTCCGCAACGCGATCGCCGGTGCGGGAGTGGCCGAGCCCGCCCCGCACGCCTATATGGGCGGGGAACGGTTGCTACGCATCGAGCCGCAATCCCCGGGTCTGGCACAGCGCATTTGGTGGGGAGCCGGCTCCCGCAGTACAGCCGTGTGGGCTGCCCGGCAAGGCATGAACCTAATGAGCTCAACGCTGCTCACCGAGGACACAGGCGTGCCCTTTGATCAGCTCCAGGCCGAGCAGATTCTGCTCTTCCGGGATGAGTGGGCCAAGGCCGGGCACGCCTTCACACCCCGGGTATCGGTGAGCCGCAGCGTCATCCCCGTCGTGGATGATGAGGACCGGATGTACTTCGGGCTACGCTCGCAGGCCGAGAACAAAGACCAGGTGGGCATGATTGACGGGCTGCTATCCCGCTTTGGCAAGAGCTATATGGGAGACCCGGCCGACATCGCCGGCGACTTGGCCGCCGATGAGGCCGTGCAGGCGGCCGACACCTTGATGCTGACGGTTCCGAACCAGCTGGGTGTTGCTTACTGTACAAAGATGCTGGAAAACATTGCCAAGTACATCGCCCCGGCCATCGGCTGGACTCCGGCAACGGCGTAA
- a CDS encoding RNA-binding S4 domain-containing protein: MSIPKAAPASVRIDAWLWSIRAYKTRSAATAACRAGHVKLNDVNAKASHIVVPGDTIRVRQPGYDRILEVRRLINKRVGAEAASHCFTDHTPPRPLLPALGLPQRDRGTGRPTKKDRRDMDRLRGED; encoded by the coding sequence ATGAGCATTCCAAAAGCTGCCCCCGCCTCGGTCCGCATCGACGCCTGGTTGTGGTCCATCCGGGCCTACAAGACGCGTTCGGCGGCCACGGCTGCCTGCCGCGCCGGTCATGTGAAGCTCAACGACGTCAATGCCAAGGCCTCCCACATCGTGGTTCCGGGCGACACCATCCGAGTCCGCCAGCCCGGTTACGACCGCATTCTGGAAGTACGCCGCCTGATCAACAAGCGGGTGGGTGCGGAGGCGGCCTCGCACTGCTTCACCGACCACACCCCACCGCGCCCACTGCTGCCGGCACTGGGACTGCCGCAGCGCGACCGGGGCACCGGCCGACCCACCAAGAAGGACCGCCGCGACATGGACAGGTTGCGCGGCGAGGACTGA
- a CDS encoding sugar phosphate isomerase/epimerase family protein, which translates to MTRPYTLFTGQWADLPLEDVARFAAGWGYDGLEIACSGDHLDPWRWDEPGYVAGKLAMLERYGLKVWAISNHLKGQAVCDDPIDFRHQGIVGTKVWGDGDPEGVRQRAAEEMKLTARLAQALGVKTVVGFTGSSIWQYVAMFPPVPESVIDAGYQDFADRWNPILDVFDECGVRFAHEVHPSEIAYDYWTTVRTLEAIGHRPAFGLNWDPSHFMWQGIDPVSFIWDFKDRIYHVDCKDTKLRPTGRNTVMGSHLPWGDPRRGWDFVSAGRGDVPWESSFRALTSIGYDGPISIEWEDAGMDRLQGAPEALAALKKFNFAPSALSFDAAFSNQA; encoded by the coding sequence ATGACCCGCCCGTACACCTTGTTCACCGGCCAGTGGGCCGATCTCCCACTTGAAGACGTGGCCCGCTTTGCCGCAGGATGGGGCTATGACGGACTGGAAATCGCCTGCTCCGGGGACCACTTGGACCCGTGGCGGTGGGATGAGCCCGGATACGTTGCCGGCAAGTTGGCCATGCTTGAGCGGTACGGCCTGAAGGTATGGGCCATCTCCAACCATCTCAAGGGCCAGGCCGTGTGCGATGACCCCATCGACTTCCGCCACCAGGGGATTGTCGGCACCAAGGTGTGGGGCGACGGCGACCCCGAAGGTGTGCGCCAGCGCGCCGCCGAGGAGATGAAACTGACCGCACGCCTGGCCCAGGCCCTGGGGGTAAAGACCGTTGTGGGGTTTACCGGCTCCTCGATCTGGCAGTACGTGGCCATGTTCCCGCCGGTCCCGGAATCGGTGATCGACGCCGGCTACCAGGACTTCGCCGACCGGTGGAACCCCATTTTGGACGTCTTTGACGAATGCGGTGTGCGCTTTGCCCACGAGGTGCACCCTTCCGAGATCGCCTACGACTACTGGACCACGGTGCGGACCCTGGAGGCGATCGGGCACCGGCCCGCGTTTGGGCTGAACTGGGACCCGTCACACTTCATGTGGCAGGGGATCGACCCGGTCTCCTTCATCTGGGACTTCAAGGACCGGATCTACCATGTGGATTGCAAGGATACGAAGCTGCGCCCCACGGGCCGGAACACCGTCATGGGCTCCCACCTGCCGTGGGGTGATCCCCGCCGCGGCTGGGACTTCGTCTCGGCGGGTCGCGGCGACGTGCCCTGGGAGTCATCCTTCCGTGCCTTGACCTCCATCGGCTATGACGGCCCCATCTCCATCGAATGGGAGGACGCCGGCATGGACCGGCTGCAGGGGGCGCCTGAAGCGTTGGCGGCCCTGAAGAAGTTCAACTTCGCCCCGTCCGCACTCTCCTTCGACGCCGCGTTCAGCAACCAGGCCTGA
- a CDS encoding Gfo/Idh/MocA family protein, producing MTSSQTLAPHRPLGVAAIGYAFMGKAHSHAWRTVANHFDVPAFEQKVLVGRDADAVAAAASKYGWSESATDWREVIAREDIDIVDICAPGWLHAEIAIAALAAGKHVLVEKPLANTVEEGKAMVAAAQKARVKGVRSMVGFTYRRIPALAFARQLIADGKLGTIRQARASYLQDWLADENAPMAWRLRKETAGSGALGDIASHAIDQVQYLLNDTVSEVSGRLHTFVTERAGPHGPEPVTVDDAAWATLSLSRGAVASVDVSRVALGQKNALRMEIYGTAGSLTFNLESPNELYFLDGTDPVELQGFRRILVTEPEHPYISGWWPQGHVIGWEHSFTHQVRDFLLDIANGTDPSPSFEEGLSVQNVLAAIEASSAASCATIPVVELAETADSSRSFS from the coding sequence ATGACCTCCTCCCAAACCCTCGCACCGCACCGCCCGTTGGGTGTGGCCGCCATTGGCTACGCCTTCATGGGCAAGGCGCACTCCCACGCGTGGCGCACCGTGGCAAACCACTTTGACGTGCCCGCCTTTGAACAGAAGGTGCTGGTGGGCAGGGATGCCGACGCCGTCGCCGCCGCGGCAAGCAAGTACGGCTGGAGTGAATCGGCCACGGATTGGCGGGAGGTCATTGCCCGGGAAGACATCGACATCGTCGACATCTGTGCTCCCGGCTGGCTGCACGCGGAGATCGCCATTGCCGCGTTGGCCGCCGGCAAGCACGTGCTCGTGGAGAAGCCGCTGGCAAACACTGTGGAGGAAGGGAAGGCCATGGTGGCAGCCGCCCAGAAGGCCCGTGTCAAAGGGGTGCGCTCCATGGTGGGCTTCACCTACCGCCGCATTCCGGCGCTGGCCTTCGCCCGGCAGCTCATCGCCGACGGCAAGCTAGGCACCATCCGTCAGGCCCGCGCGTCGTACCTGCAAGACTGGCTGGCCGATGAGAACGCGCCGATGGCATGGCGGCTGCGCAAGGAAACAGCGGGATCCGGGGCGCTGGGAGACATTGCCTCGCATGCCATTGACCAGGTCCAATACTTGCTCAACGACACCGTCTCGGAGGTTTCCGGGCGGTTGCACACCTTCGTCACCGAGCGTGCCGGCCCCCATGGGCCGGAGCCTGTCACGGTCGACGACGCCGCCTGGGCTACGCTCTCCCTCTCGCGGGGCGCGGTGGCCAGCGTGGATGTTTCCCGCGTGGCGTTGGGGCAAAAAAATGCCCTGCGGATGGAAATCTATGGCACGGCCGGGTCTCTGACCTTCAACCTAGAGAGCCCGAACGAGCTGTACTTCCTGGACGGCACGGACCCTGTGGAACTGCAGGGTTTCAGGAGGATCCTGGTCACCGAACCCGAGCACCCGTACATTTCCGGCTGGTGGCCGCAGGGCCATGTGATTGGCTGGGAGCACAGCTTCACCCACCAGGTCCGCGACTTCCTGCTGGACATTGCCAACGGCACGGACCCTTCGCCGTCGTTCGAGGAGGGCTTGAGCGTGCAAAACGTGCTGGCCGCCATCGAAGCGTCCTCCGCAGCCAGCTGCGCCACCATCCCGGTGGTTGAGCTTGCCGAAACCGCCGATTCTTCCAGGAGCTTTTCATGA